The genomic region CCTCTTTGTAAtcataataataatttatttatttttattaaaaccatttttattAAATCCATGGGATTTAACAAGGATAAATACATGTACATGTAGTTTTTGCCGTGCATCGGCCTTCGGCATGTAGCCCTCTTCTAATTTTGCAGTAACGGTTGCAACTTTCCACAACACAAGGAAAAACGTTAAAACTTTCTTCACACGCTTCACCAATCACCATCATACTCCCTGAAATAGTTATTGACCAACAAACTATAAGTAATAAATCATTAGAAACAAGTGAGTTACTCATATGTGATAAGCTTAGAAATAAAAACATAAACGATTTATAATTGTTAACTAATGTATAGCTTACCAGCAATTGTGAATATGATAAAAATTGCAACAAAAAACTTTATAGATGACATGCCTTCTAATTTTTTGATATGTTAGAACTACAAGAATATGATATGTTTCTTTCAGATGGTTAAGCATTGTATCTTATACTCAAGGAAGAGATACAACAttaaataacattaaatacaTGTCTAAGATATTAAATGTGCCATAAATAAATGATTTTGGTATGACAATAAAGAAAACTTTAATAGGTTACCCTTACGCTacagggtgtggtataaagctgCTAAGGGCTTTATCACGTTACCTCACCGCCACCTCACATAAGGGGTTTTAAAGCCTCTTCGTTCAACTTGCATGCAATTGTTTAAACccgtcatcatcattacctaatcattatttttatttaaatttaaacattatttaattttgatatattaatttagaactcataatttaaataataaaaataaaatgccataatttaaataaaaaatacaatgtcataatttaaataaagaaaatacaATGTTACTAAAAAATCACTCGTCGTCTTCGTCGTCTCCTCCTTGTTCACGTCTTCACGATAAAACCATAGGTGCCCGGTCAGATCAGCTCGAAGGTTATGGTGTGTGTTCCTATCACGTATCCTTGCTTGGATAACTTCTTTTTCAGCGTATGTGAGTAGTGGGTTCGTCGGTTGGTTACTTTCAACATAACTTTCTCCACAAAACGCTCTGCCTGAGTCCTCCAATATCATGTTATGCAAGATAATGCACATATACATGACGTTTCTCATTTTACTTTTTTCAAGTATCATCGACGGCTGGGCAATGATAGACCATCTCTTTTTTAACACACCGAAAGCCCGATCGATATCTTTTATTGTTGACTCTTGTTTCTTCTTGAAATACATTCTTTTCTCGTCATTTGGACACGGAAGAGTTTTCATAAACGTCGCCCACTCCGGATAAATATCGTCTGTGAGATAGTACCCATACTTATACTGCACGTCGTTTGCATAGAATGAAGTATCTGGTGCAACACCATCTATGACATCGTCTAAAAGATTCGAAGATTGTAAAACTGCGATGTCATTGTTCGCACAGGCCATGCAAAAGTACACATGTCAAATCCATAAATCTTGAGACGCGACCACTTGTAATATTAGGGTAGGACCATTGTGGTCACCACGACGGTGTTGCCCTTTCCAAGCGGTTGGACATGTCGCCCACTCCCAGTGCGTGCAATCAAGACTACCCAACATCCTAGGAAACCGGTGTATCTGCTGATGGGCCTCGTATAAAAGTGAAACGTCGGCAGTGGTTGGCAACCTCAAATATCGCCTCCCGTACAGAAAGATAACACCTAACAAAATagtgttaataaaaaaataacaataaaaataataaactataaataaaaataataataataacattaataataaagtgtaaataaaataagaataataataataagagtaaacttccgttttgctccctgtgatttggtcactttaacggttttgccccaaacctttcaaaattgccattttactccctgatctatgaaaCTTATCTCTATTTCACTCCCTGTCCCTAACGCCATCTAATTCAACTGTTAAATCCTGGTCACATGCCTctcacatgaggggcattttagtcttttcccATCTCATGTATTTAACAGTTGAATTGGATGGCGTTAGGGACGGGGAGTGAAATAGAGATAagcttcatagatcagggagtaaaatgactattttgaaaggtttggggcaaagccgttaaagtgaccaaaccacagggagcaaaacggaagtttactctaataataataacaataaataaaaaatacCTTCACAGAAATTTTCAAGACAACCACGACAGCTTATGGCCGACATCATTAAATATTCATCCCACGCATCACTCGCTGTGTCGTACGCTAGTTGTCTAATTGCGCCAGTACACTTTTGTATCCCAGAGAAACCAGTTTTGCGACTAGCACTTTCTCTTTGTGTGAAAAAAGAGAATTCTCCTGCAAGATCATTAGAAATTTTTAGTAAAAGACGACGGCTCATACGAAACCTACGCCTAAACTTTTCATCATCGTACAACGGATTATcacaaaaataatatttaattaaacGTTCATGAGCACTTAACCGATCTCATTCAAGAGCCGGTTGTCTGGTACGCGATGTAGAGGATTGGGCTTCTTCCCGCAAATAATTAATCGCCTCCTGCGTCACTGCGATAATTATGTGTTTTTTTGTGACTGTTGTGTGTTTTAGTTTGTGATTGGTGTGTGTTTAAGTTTGTGATAGGTTTGTATATAtattagaattaaaaaaaaacttttttttaaatgaacGTAGTGGGGcgtggtttttaaaaaaaattcaaaaaaaccgCCTGATAACGCCCCCCCCCCCATTACGCTAGGCctttttttcgaaaaaaattggATCCGGCGATTTATTTAAAACGCTTACACATTGTTGACCAACCAATCAGAACTCCCCAACGGCTAGTATGTAACGGCTagttgtttaattttttttaaaaaccttttacctatatatatatatatatatatatatatatatatataggataggagttggccagaaagtccaaatttcctaaaaagtgtaaaaagtcataaaacaccataatatcaaccataaaacacaccaaaaaccgacaaataatatgatgaagattactaaaacatcatgtatgtgggttttgtgttgtgttttagatgttaaggctctgattgtggaataacaaatattattgtgttttatgttgtttagcattgtgtgttttatattcatagttctacgatggtgtgtttgaagtttttatggactattagagtttgaatatggtgttttagtaatattcattctattatttgtgagttttaggtgtgttttatgcctgaaattattgtgttttatgactttttacactttttaggaaaaacacactttccgtaggatccccactctatatatatatatatatatatatatatatatatatatatatatatatatatatatatatatatatatatatatataaactcattcATTTTCAACCAAAACTCTCTAAAAAACTCTCTAAAAAACACAACCATTTTATAAAAAACTTGATGGATTCTCCTAGTTCTTTATCCATGGTAAATTTTTACTACAACGAGTATTTTGAGGATGGCGATGGTTCCACCGATGAGGAGGttgagcaagaggcggttacgagtgcTTGTCAACTAGCGGTGAGATATGTCAAGCATTGTCGTCGCCCCCAAGCAGAAAAAATAAAAGAGGTTATATTGAACGAGACCGACGCGCGGCACACGATCGTTTGATGAAAGATTATTTTGATGAGGCGCCGACATTTTCGAACGAAttgtttaggcgtcgtttccgaatgagtaagcggttgtttctacgcatagtcgacgacttggaagccaactacgattattttaaacaaaaagtggATGCGAGAGGGGCACTTGGATTTACCGGTATCCAAAAGTGTACGTAGGCGTTACGAATCCTTGCTTATGGAAACACtaccgacatcaacgacgagtatctaAAAATGGCGGAGAAAACAACACGAGACAGCTTGGAGCATTTTTGTCGCGGTACAATTCCTAtactttactttttttttttaaacgaccAGTATGTTtacaatttgttttttttttgaagcTTATGTTTGTCTATGttttttataaaggtataatTGATGTGTACGGTGCGCGTTATCTTAGAACGCCCACATGGGACGACCTTCAAAATATCTACGAGGTACATAATGCTGAGCATGGTTTGCCTGGTATGATCGGGAGCATAGATTGCATGCATTGGCGTTGGGATAACTGCCCGACTGCATGGCGAGGCCAACACACACGGGGTGACCAAAAAGGACCCACTATTATTCTTCAGGCGGTTACTTCacaggacctttgggtttggtcggcttactttggcgttgtcgggtcatgcaatgatatcaatgtttttgaacaatctccgttgttagaggagtggatttctggcaaagctccaaaagcgtcgttttacgcaaatggaaattactaccctcatggatattatttgagcgacggaatttatcctaggtattcgattTTCTTGAAGACGTATAGTGATCCTATTGATGAAAAAAGAGCAtactttaaaaaggttcaagagtcttcacgaaaagacattgagagatgctttggggttcttaaaCAACGCTGGCAATATTTGAGAAGTCCTTGTCGTGCATGGAGCATCCACAACATGATTgtatgtacgcttgtataatcatgcacaacatgattttggaagacgaaggaaaggcgatatgCCAGAATTATGTGCCAGAAGCCGTTCAAGAGGAGCATCCACAGGcgtcaatggaagaaagagtgaataatgcgcgagagttgcgttacgaaccgtaccattcccagttaatggttgatttggtacaccacgcatggtcggttcggtatgtaccacctgagggagaggaagaaacggaggacgaggaagacgaagttggcgagggtgaagaaagcgaagacgaaaactagtgtttttttttaatttaaacggattttaatttttttatttctagtattgtattttttttaatttaatgaagtatttaaagtttaaaaaaaataattgtgaaatgattgcattgggcgttattggaataatgccccactacaccacttttgcaataatgccccatgctgactgggataacacgtgtcgaataatgccccatggtgggggcattattttgatttaccactacacatggtctaagggcTTTATCACGTTACCTCACCGCCACCTCACATAAGGGGTTTTAAAGCCTCTTCGTTCAACTTGCATGCAATTGTTTAAACccgtcatcatcattacctaatcattatttttatttaaatttaaacattatttaatttttgttataaatatattatattatgtggTTATCAACTCCTTAAATAGATTAGCTTGTTCTCCAAGACTTCATCTCCTATATATATTCATTGTATTCCTTTGTAAAGATATACCTCAATCAATAACATCAATCTCTTTCTCCCTATTCTTCTCTTATAATCTTGTTCTAGTAGGCTagttttacaacacgttatcagcacgatcgtcctttatatattttattttggtTAGAGTAACCAACGTACCACAGATGACAGAGTTGTTGCTGTACAATAGAGTTAACACCAAGATCAAATATCCATGATGAACTACTCCAACCAACCAAGTTATTCGTCCCAtgtatgtttctttttacttGGCATTGAAGGTAATAATTTCTGATCCTTTC from Helianthus annuus cultivar XRQ/B chromosome 10, HanXRQr2.0-SUNRISE, whole genome shotgun sequence harbors:
- the LOC110882553 gene encoding uncharacterized protein LOC110882553; the encoded protein is MACANNDIAVLQSSNLLDDVIDGVAPDTSFYANDVQYKYGYYLTDDIYPEWATFMKTLPCPNDEKRMYFKKKQESTIKDIDRAFGVLKKRWSIIAQPSMILEKSKMRNVMYMCIILHNMILEDSGRAFCGESYVESNQPTNPLLTYAEKEVIQARIRDRNTHHNLRADLTGHLWFYREDVNKEETTKTTSNDDDGFKQLHAS